Below is a genomic region from Qingrenia yutianensis.
GGCGCAGGCGGAGGATTTACCAATGCGACCGACGCTGCGGACTATCTTGTGCGCAAAAACATTCCGTTCAGAAAAGCGCACGAAATTGTCGGAAAAACAGTGCTTTATGCCACAAAACACGGCAAGGCGCTTTCGGAGCTTACGCTTGACGAATACAAGGCAATCTGCCCCGAAATCGACGGCGATATTTATTATGCGATTGACCTTAAAACCTGCGTCGAGGGCAGAAAAATCATCGGCGGACCGGCAAAAGAGGCGGTTTTGAAAACCATCGAAAAAGATATTTCGTTTTTGGAAAAAGAATTTTAAAAAACTATTGACAAATGTTTGATTTTGTGGTAGTATCTATTGGTGGTTGGATTTGAGTATATCAGATTTTGCCAAAATTAAAGTAGAAAATCCATTTCTCACCTTACGGTTTAAAGGTATCGGTAAGGTTTACGGCTTGATTTTAAGGTTTTTAACTTTATTGACGCGTAAAGGCAGGTGGATTTTCACCTGCTTTTTTATTTTATTTTGGAGGTGCTTTGTCATCAGTAATAAAGACTTAATGATTAACGAAGAAATCAGAGATAAGGAAGTCCGTGTTATCGGCGCAAACGGCGACCAGCTCGGCGTTATGAGCTCGAAAGAGGCTTTAAACATTGCCGAACAAAACGGAATGGACCTTGTTAAAATTGCTCCGCAGGCAACGCCGCCCGTATGCAAAATTATGGATTACGGCAAGTATAAATTTGAGCTTGCAAAGCGCGACAGGGAAACAAAGAAAAATCAGAAGGTTGTAAACATCAAGGAAATACGCCTTTCGCCTTCGATTGACACAAACGATTTCAACACTAAAGTTAATCATACGCTTAAATTTTTAAAATCGGGTGATAAGGTAAAAATAACCGTTCGTTTCCGCGGAAGAGAGGTTAACCACTCCTCGCTCGGAAAAGTGCTTCTCGACAAGTTTGCAGAGGCAATCGAGGACGTTGCGGTGGTTGAGAAAAACGCAAAACTCGAGGGTAAAAATATGTTTATGGTTATCGCTCCGAAATAATAAAGCACAAATGTTAAAATTGTCTTTTTAAGACTTAAAAATTTCAGAAGGGAGTTATTTATTATGCCTAAAATCAAAACTCACAGAGCTTCGGCTAAAAGATTCAGCCTTACCAAAAACGGCAAGGTTAAAAGAGGTCAGGCTTACAGAAGCCACATTCTTACAAAGAAATCTACCAAGAGAAAAAGAGGTTTAAGAAAATCGGCTTATGCTTCGACCGCAAACGAGGCTACAATCAAGAGATTGATATTGTATAAATAATATAGAGAAGGAGTGTACTCACGATGGCAAGAGTTAAAGGCGCATTAGCTACAAGAAAAAGACGTAAAAGAGTGTTAAAACTCGCTAAAGGATACAGAGGCGCAAAAAGTAAGCTTTTCAGAACCGCCAAACAGGCAGTTATGAAATCGCTTGTTTATGCTTATACAGGCAGAAAATTAAGAAAAAGAGATTTCAGAAAACTCTGGATTACGCGTATCAGCGCTGCCGCTAAAATGAACGGCATCAACTATTCG
It encodes:
- the infC gene encoding translation initiation factor IF-3, producing the protein MINEEIRDKEVRVIGANGDQLGVMSSKEALNIAEQNGMDLVKIAPQATPPVCKIMDYGKYKFELAKRDRETKKNQKVVNIKEIRLSPSIDTNDFNTKVNHTLKFLKSGDKVKITVRFRGREVNHSSLGKVLLDKFAEAIEDVAVVEKNAKLEGKNMFMVIAPK
- the rpmI gene encoding 50S ribosomal protein L35, which produces MPKIKTHRASAKRFSLTKNGKVKRGQAYRSHILTKKSTKRKRGLRKSAYASTANEATIKRLILYK
- the rplT gene encoding 50S ribosomal protein L20; amino-acid sequence: MARVKGALATRKRRKRVLKLAKGYRGAKSKLFRTAKQAVMKSLVYAYTGRKLRKRDFRKLWITRISAAAKMNGINYSRFMNGLKKANIDMNRKMLSEIAIADPKAFAELVEKAKAAL